ACTATTCCACTGATTGAGCTGCTAGCAGCAATATATAGCTTTCCTTCGAACAGCGGCACGATTGGAACATCATGAGCAAGAAGGTTTTGAACTTGAGCATATATCTGATTCCTTGCTGCTTCATCCACAGTTACTTGGGCTTGCTCTAGTAGCTTGTCCATCTGAGGATTGGAGTACTGATTGCCAAGCCATTTGTTGTCCCCAGTGTGCAGGAATGGTGTTGTATAATCATCTGGATCCAAATAGTCTGGATACCATCCCAACAAATAGGCACCCATCTGGCCACTCCTTGCATTCTGCACGTATTGGCCCCACTCCGCGCTCTGCAAAGTTACAGCTATCATTCCCGTCGCCTCAAGCTCCTGCTTTATCAATGTTGCCACACTGGCTTCAGTATCGCCATAGTGCGTTGGAGTGTACCACAATGTTAGCTGTAGCTTGTTAGTTTCGCTATATCCAGCTTGTGAAAGAAGCTGTCTAGCAAGTGATAAGTTCCCATCACCGTAATATGTCAGGAAAACTGGCTTATATGCGGACATAGATGTTGGTATCAAGCTATATAGCGGTGTTCCTGCTCCCATTAGGGCCGTGCTTATTATTTGGGTTCTATTGATGGCTGCAGCTATTGCCTGCCTTACCAAAAGGTTGTTCGTCGGACTCATGTTAACATTGAGAACAAGGTATCTTATGAACGTGCTTGGCACGCTTATTACATTGATGCCGCTCTGCTTGCTCAGTGCAACAATATCAGCAGGAAGCAGAGTTCTCCAGGCTATATCTATCTCCCCTGATAGCAAAGCCATTCTCATAGTAGAAGCATCTTTGTAGAATCTTATGATGACTTTGCTGTTGTTGGGGGCTGGACCATAGTAATATGGATTGGGGACTAGATCCAGCTCCTGATCTCTGGTGAAGTTTGCTATTTTATATGGACCAGCTCCTCCCCACAGAGCATCGCTCACATACCTATCATTGGGATAATTCGGATTCACTGGGAAGTAGGGTGGAGTAGCCAGGACAGAAAGGAAATAGCTGCATGGTATCTTTAAGTGGAAAACGACAGTTAGATTGTCTGGTGCTTCCACATCTTTAACAAAGCTCGTTACAAGCCAGCTTGGGTCCCCGTTTATGTTTATTACTCTTTTTATACTCCTAACAACATCATTTGCTGTTAGGGGAGTTCCATCGGAGAACTTCAGGTTTGGTCTAAGCTTGAACGTCCATATTGTTCCATCTGAGCTGACGGTCCAGTTCTCAGCGAGACCTGGAACAATCTCTAGAGTTCCCGGCTTGTATTTGACAAGACCTTCCATTGTATTGTAGAGTATTTCCCATGTGAAGAAATCATATGCATTCGCTGGATCCAGATCTGTTACCTTGTCCGTTACGCCTATTACTATTGCTGCCTTAGCTTGAGCTGTTGTTGTAGTCTGTGTGGTTGTTTGTGTTGTTGTTGGAGAAGTAGTTGTTGTAGTAGTTGTTGTGGGAGCTCCGCCTCCTCTTGTGGCTAGATAGGCTCCAACAGCTACCACTGCCAGTATAACTACAACTATTCCAATTAGGGCTGCTGATGATATTCCCCTCTTTCGAGACATTTTAATATAACTCCCTCCAAATATTCTCCTATTTTCGTGGGATTCATGTGGTTAAAGCTTTCAAAAGTTTTTATTTATAAACTTTTGTCTCTATTTTTTTATTAAATAATAGTAATCAGCTTGAAAAAAATAATTTTTAAAAGTACTTTTTTGAAAATTATTCAATAATTTTTAGGAAGGCCTCCATCCATTGTGGAAGATCATCAGGTATTCTTGCAGTAACGACCTTTCCATGCACTACTGTTTTCTCATCGATCCACTCGGCTCCAGCAGCCCTCAGATCATCAGCAATTCCTGGATAGCTTGTTAGCTTCATCCCTCTAGCTCTTTCTGCTGTTATCAAAAGCTGTGGTCCATGACAGATGGCTGCTACAGGCTTTCCTGAATCAATAAAATGTCTCACTATTCTGATAGCATCCTCCCTTGCTCTCACCCTTATTCTTTCCGGCCCCCTTCCTCCTGGTATAACAAGCGCATCAAATTTTGAAGGATCAACATCCTTCATGGATATCGCCTTCAACCTGTAACCGTTTTTCCCCTCAACTTCTCCGGAAGAAGGGGCAGCAATCGTAACATCATATCCCTTCTCCAGAAGCCTATAGTATGGATATAGAGCCTCTATATCCTCGAATTCAGGACCTACAATGATTAGGATTTTCTTCCCCATTCTATTCACCAATTTATATTTCCAGCCGTTGAAGTAAAATTCATGATATATGTATTTTGAGAGAGCTCTTAACAATAGTCAATCAAGCATTACCAGCACTCTTCAAATGCTATATCAAGCCGGATCTTCAATTCTAACTTCATGGAAAAATGCAGCAGAGCATCCAAGATTGAACCGAGTATATATGCTAAGTATATGAACAATGCTCCCCGGTCTTAGCAAGTGGCCGAACCAACAAAAGAATAAAATCAAACGACTAAGTCTTCTGAAAAGTGCAAAGAAATGAGCTTTGAGCAAGCCTAAGCGCTCTCATTTTTCAACAAAAAATAGATCTTCTTCTTCCTTTTTCCATCCATCTTATACATTGAAGCAACCATCCCCAGCCTCTCCAAAGAAACCAGAGACTTGTACACCCCCCTAAGTGTATATTTTCCCAATCTTTCCCATACCTCATAGGCAGTGCCCTCTTTAATTTCCCTTAGAACTTCAACAATCTCATCTGTTAGTTTAGATTTTCTTGCTCCTAATGGCTTCGGTCTATTGCTAGCAGCAGTTATTATTGCTATAGATTTTCTCTCCTTCCTCTCCCTAAGAGCAGCAAGGGATGCAGCAGAAATCAGCTTAGTCTTTATTCCAGCTTTTGCTAGCTCAATCATCTCGCCAAGCGCTTTCTCTCTGCTAACATTAACTACTCTTACATCATCTATATGCTTCAATATCTCTGGCTGCTGTCCTCCCTCAAGCTGAACAGCGACTACTTCTATGTTCGAATCCACGCCAGCTTGTCTTAGATCTTCCCTTCCCTTCCAGATCGAGAGAGCTAACAATCCTGTTTCCGCTGGGACAAAGACTTTTCCCTCACGAAATCCTCTCTCCAATAACTCAAATGTTATTGTCTTTAGACCCTCTATGGTAAGGGGGTTAGCATAGCTTAGATATCCCCCAGAAACATTGAAAGTGATGTTTGCTCCCAATTCTGTTAACAGTAGAACCTCATCCGGATCCACCTGCTCTGGATCTCCTAAAATTACCTCAACATCAGCAATTCCCATCAAGTAGCTCACGAGAGAGTATGTGAAATCTCTTGAGTAGCTTATCCTCACAGCCTTTCCTGGCTCGCTTGAGAGGATATAGCTCGAAATCATCGCAGAGGACCTATCAGCATAGCTACCAGTGGGATTTCTAGTTTCAAGCTTTACTCTGACATCACCTGCTTTTCTTATCGGAGTTATTCCTTCGCCAAGGCTTATTTTGCGCACAAAATTAGGAAGCATCGAAGAATAT
The Fervidicoccaceae archaeon genome window above contains:
- a CDS encoding ABC transporter substrate-binding protein produces the protein MSRKRGISSAALIGIVVVILAVVAVGAYLATRGGGAPTTTTTTTTSPTTTQTTTQTTTTAQAKAAIVIGVTDKVTDLDPANAYDFFTWEILYNTMEGLVKYKPGTLEIVPGLAENWTVSSDGTIWTFKLRPNLKFSDGTPLTANDVVRSIKRVININGDPSWLVTSFVKDVEAPDNLTVVFHLKIPCSYFLSVLATPPYFPVNPNYPNDRYVSDALWGGAGPYKIANFTRDQELDLVPNPYYYGPAPNNSKVIIRFYKDASTMRMALLSGEIDIAWRTLLPADIVALSKQSGINVISVPSTFIRYLVLNVNMSPTNNLLVRQAIAAAINRTQIISTALMGAGTPLYSLIPTSMSAYKPVFLTYYGDGNLSLARQLLSQAGYSETNKLQLTLWYTPTHYGDTEASVATLIKQELEATGMIAVTLQSAEWGQYVQNARSGQMGAYLLGWYPDYLDPDDYTTPFLHTGDNKWLGNQYSNPQMDKLLEQAQVTVDEAARNQIYAQVQNLLAHDVPIVPLFEGKLYIAASSSISGIVPSPTMILMYNSITKTK
- a CDS encoding type 1 glutamine amidotransferase domain-containing protein; translated protein: MGKKILIIVGPEFEDIEALYPYYRLLEKGYDVTIAAPSSGEVEGKNGYRLKAISMKDVDPSKFDALVIPGGRGPERIRVRAREDAIRIVRHFIDSGKPVAAICHGPQLLITAERARGMKLTSYPGIADDLRAAGAEWIDEKTVVHGKVVTARIPDDLPQWMEAFLKIIE